The region CGGCGATCAGGTCCACGGCGCCACCCCCGGTGTACAACGGGGTCACCGGCCCAGCCGCGACGCGGGTGGTCAGAGCGACGAGCACGCCTGCCGAAACGGCGCGGGAGACCGCCTCGACCATGGCCGGCGTGGCGTTCCCGGCCCCGGTGGCCGCCAGCACGATCCCCCGGGCGCCGGCCGCGACCGCGACCTCCAGAAGCAGCGGGTCGCCGTCGCAGTGGTGCATGACCACGTCGACCCGCGGCGAGGACGTGCCTGGCACCGGCAGAGGCAGGGCCACCGGGCGCTCCGCTCGCCGTTCCAGGACCACTCGGCCCGGCTTGACCAGGCCTATCCGCCGGCCGGACGGGTCGGCGAACGCGGCTCGGGCCAGCGTCTGCGTCTTCACGGTGCCGCGGGCCGCGTGGACCAGGCCGTCGAAGACGACCAGGACCCCCTGATCGCGGAGTGTCTCGGCGGCGAGCACGGCATCGCGCAGGTTGTCCTGCGCATCCCCGTCAGGGTCGTCCAGCGGGCGCTGGGCGCCGGTGAACACCACGGGGCGTCGATCGCGGTGGTAGAGGTCCAGGAGGAACGCCGACTCCTCCAGGGTGTCTGTGCCGTGGGTGACCACGATGCCGTCCACGTCCGGATCGGTCAGCACCGCGTGCACGGTGTGCAGCAGGGTGAGCTGGTTCGCAGTGGTCAGGTGGGCACTGTTCAGCGTGAAGAGGTCGAGTACCTCTACGGCGGCGCCGGGAGGTGCAAGTGCGCCGAGGACCTCGTGCCCGCGGGCCTCGGCCGCGTATCCGTGCTCCTGCCTGCGGCTGGCGATCGTCCCGCCGGTGCTCACCATGACAACGCGTCCCATCCGGTGCATGCCTCCTCTTGCCCTCTTGATCGGGTCCGGTCGATCCGGCTCGTCGCGGCGGATCCGTGCGGCCGGCTCGGACGACGCGGTGATGTGCGCTGCCGGGCGGCTCGGACGTCGCGCCGCTTCCCGCGGACTCCGATTTCCGTCCTCCGCACAATACGGCCGATCCCTCGCAAACGGATTGCCAATTCATGCGCCGTGACCCGATAGGCGGGGTGGATAATTGCTCCATGGACGAGATCGACCGCAGTATTTTGCGTGAGCTTCAGGAAGACGGCCGGCTGACCAATCAGGAGCTGGCCCAGCGCGTGGGGCTGACGGCCTCCCCGTGCATGCGGCGGGTGCGGCAACTCGAACAGGACGGAGTGATCCGCGGCTACCGGGCCGTCCTCGACCCCGAGACGGTCGGACGGGGGTTCGAGGTGCTCGTCTCGGTCGAGGTGAAGCGGGACCGTCAGGCAGTCGAAGCATTCGAGGCCGCACTTCAGGACATCCCCGACGTCGTCGAGGCGTACCGCTTGTTCGGCAACCCCGGCTGCCTGCTACGCATCGCGGTGGCCGACCTCAAGGCCTACGAGCGACTGTGGATCGAACGGCTCACCACACTCCCCGGCATTTCCGAGGTCAACTCACAGATCGTCATGAAGCGGATCAAAGAACCCCGCGGCCTGCCCGTCGGGCGCTGACAGCCATCGAATTCCGCATCGGCCTTGGGCCGTTCCACTGCCGGATCGGCGTTTCTATGACTTATCAAACCAGACGGACTTCGGGCCATAGATGCGGACGAGATGGACAGCTGCTCCTACGGCCAGAGGAGGGATGTTGTTCGTCTATTGGGCATAGCACCATCAAAGCGGCATGACTATAAGCCACTTACGGGACTAGAGATGCCAAAACGCCCACTCAGGTCGCGTCTGGCAGCTGACACGAGCTGTTGCGCGCCACGGGTGGCGCGATGCCCACGCGCCAAGCCGGTACCGCTCAACACGTCCTCGACGCACAGGAAAGGCCGGAAACCGGCGCGGTGCTCTCCGGCTGGCCGCGGGCGCAGCTCGGCATGACCAAGGCCACCTTGTCCGAACTCCTCTCCGAGAGGCGAGTACTGCCGGGGGCCGGTCCGGCCCCGGCAACCTAGTGCCGTATCAAGGAACCTTTGCCCTCTTGTGATGTGACGCGCCGTCCGGCTGCTGTGCCGGGCGGCGGGGGTGCGCGAGGCTGTGCGGGTGGCAGAGCGAGTGCGGGTTCGTGAGATCGACGACGACGAGGGGCAGCGGCTGCTGCGGATCATCCGGCGGGGCACCGGGTCGGTGGTGACCTGGCGGCGAGCGCAGATGGTGCTGCTGTCCGCGCAGGGCATGGACGTGCCGGGGATCGCCGAGGTCAGCTTCACGAGCGCGGACCGGGTTCGGGACGTGCTGCACAACTTCAATACCGACGGCTTCGCCTCCCTGTACCCGAAGTACGGGGGCGGGCGGCCGAAGACCTTCACTCTGCCCGAACGCCGGGAGATCAAGAAGATCGCGAAGTCCAAGCCGGTCGAGCACGGCCTGCCCTTCTCGACCTGGAGCCTGGTCAAGCTGGCCGACTTCCTGGTCGCCGAGGGGGTGGTCGACGACATCAGCCACGAGGGCCTGCGCATCCTGCTCCGCGAGGAAGGCGTCTCCTTTCAACGCATAAAGACCTGGAAGACCTCCCGCGACCCCGACTACGCCGCCAAGAAGGCCCGCGTCGAACACCTCTACGCGATCGCCGACGGCGAGGTCATACCCGAGCCCGGCGAGCCCGAAGTCGTCTTCTGCATGGACGAGTTCGGCCCCCTCAACCTCCAGCCCCATCCCGGCCGGCACTGGGCCGAGCGCGGAGGCAAGCACAAGGACCCCGAGCGCGAGCCCCGCCCCAAGCGACGCGCGACCTACACCCGCCCGCACGGGGTCCGCCACCTGATGGCCGCCTACGACCTGGCCAAAGACAAGATGTACGGCCACGTCAAGAAGACCAAGAACCGCACCAAGTTCCTGGAGTTCTGCCGCTACCTGCGTACCCTCTACCCGTCCGACGTGCGCATCGCGATCATCTGCGACAACTACTCCCCGCATCTGACCACCAAGCGGTGCCGCCGGGTCGCGGACTGGGCCGAGGCCAACAACGTCGAGATCGCCTACACCCCGACCAACTCCTCCTGGCTGAACCGCATCGAGGCCCAGTTCACCGCCCTGCGCTACTTCGCCCTCGACGGCACCGACCACCCCAGCCACAAGGCTCAGGGCAGCATGATCCGCCGCTACATCATCTGGCGGAACAACCACGCCGCCGACAAGCGCCTTCGCCAACTCGTCGCCCGGGCCAACGTGGCCTGATCCCGGAAGTTTCGGTCAGTTGCCGGTGTGAAGATCTCCAGCCAGCGCCGCAACAATGTCAGACCACGCCGCGGTGCCGAGCGCCGCGTCGGCCTCCGCCGTGCCACCGTAGCGGAACCGGTCAGAGTGACCGGCAGGCCCTTCCCCGGGCAACCGGGGACGATGCCCGGCATCGAACGAGGTCACAAGCCTGGCTGGACGGCCCACCGAAGCGCGGCGCGCAGCCAGTTCCTGTGCGAAGAGCAGCGACGGCCACATCTGATCGTCCCCGCCTGCCACGAGAACGATCTGGGCGGCGGTCTGCTCGATCGGGATCACGGCCGCGCGCGCAGCCTCGGCATGGGTCTGCCGGCTCTGCTCGTAATGGGTCCGACAGGTCGTCGGCTCGCCTTCTGCCTCTGCAGGAGTCCAGGCATCATCGTAGGAGATGAACGGGACGGGCTCGCCCCTCCAGGTCCAGGACGACCGATAGGGGTGGGTCAGACCGTCGATGCCGGGGCCGACGTTCGCCCAGACCACGGAGGTGGGAGACATGGCCACCACCGCATCGACGCGCGGATCGCGGACGGCCAGCAGAAGTGCCGCCTCGGCTCCCTTGGAAAATCCAAGGACACCGACTCTCCCTCCTGCTTTGGTCTGCAGGAGGTCGATCGCCTCAACGAACCTCTCCAGCGGGATCTCGCAGATTCCCTGTGCCTGGCCGTCGCCGCCGAACCAGCGAATCGACAACGCGGTCATCCCCGCGCGGGCGAGTACGCGGCAGCGTTCGACGTCGATGCGGCCACTCGAACCGGCCAGCACCAGTACGCCCACCCTGCTGCCTCCCACCGGCTCGACCAGCACACCTTCGAAAGGCTCGCTGATCGCGTGTTCGATGATCTCCATGACCCTCCCTCAGACGTCGCGCTTTGCGATCATCTCAGGAGGGGCCGAACCGACCCACACAGGGCGTACGTTGCTTGATGCGGCACTAGGGTTCGGGCGCAGCAGGTCGGCTGCGGTGCTCAGGACGGTGGTGGCCTCAACCCTGACGGGCAGCATCGACGACCAGCCGGCACGACGCGTACGCGCGGTGGGACTACGAGATCCTCGGACGTATCAAGCCCGCCGAGTTCCCGCTCTGCGGCACGCAGTCACGGTGTCGTCGTCCTTCTGACCGTCTGGTTTGCGTCGGCGCAGGCCTGTGCCCGCGCCGACGCGGCGCTACGGACGGTCGCGGTAGAGATCGGCCAGGAGCGCGACGGCGACATGGGTGGCGGGGTGGGGGCCGTGCTGGCGCCAGATGACGTGGACGAGAACGGGCGAGGCGTCGCGCACCCGTCGGTAGGTGATGCCGTCGCGCCGGTACTGGGCCACTGTGCCTTCCGGGGTGACACCGACGCAGCGGCCTGTGGTGATCACGGCGAGCCAGTCGTCGATGTCCCGTGTGTGTTCCACCGAGGGGCGTACGTCTTCGGGCCACAGTTCGGTGGTGGTGGTGCCGGTGCGGCGGTCCACGACCAGCGTGCGTTCCCGGATGTCGTCGAGGGCGATGGTTCGGCGGCGGGCCCACCGGTCGTCGCTGGCCATGGCGCAGTATCGGCGCTCGTGTCCGACGAGAGCGTTGGCGTAGCGGTGGGTGTCGAAGGTGGTCCGGACGACGGCGAGGTCGCACAGTCCTTCGGCGAGGCCGCCGGTGGGGGTGTTGGCGCGGATCAGGTGGAGTTCGATGTCGGGGTAGCGGTCGGCCCAGCGGCGCTGGAATTCGGCGGTGTGGCGGCCCATGGCCGACCAGGCGTGGCCGATCGTGAGGTGGGTGTGGCCGGTGGCGGCTTCGCGGATCAGGGCGTCGGCTTCGGAGAGGAGGTGCCGGGCGCGGGCGAGGGCTTGGACGCCGGCGGTGGTGGGGGTGACGGTGCGGCTGGTGCGGTGCAGCAGCCGGACACCGAGGATCTTCTCCAGGGCCAGCAGGGTGCGGGAAGCGGCGGCTTGGGAGAGGCCGAGCTCGGCGGCAGCGTCGGTGAAGCTGCCCGTGTCGACGATCGCGACCAGACAGCGCAGGTGCCGCAGCTCCATATCCATGACCCCAGCGTATAGACGACGGCGTTCATGCATTTTGCGTATGGCTCGGCCCGGCGGATGCTCGGTGCCATGACGACGCAGGCACAGGGAGCGCGGGTCGGCGAAGCCGTCCACGGGGATGCGGGTCCTTCTTCCGGCCGGTTGGTGGGGATGGCGATGATGTTCGGCAGCGGGCTGTCGAACCAGGTCGGTGCGGCTGTCGCGGCTCAGGCGTTTCCGGTGATCGGTCCGGTGGGTGTGGTGGCGGTCCGGCAGTGGGTGGCCGCCGTGGTCCTGGCGGCGGCTGGACGGCCGAGGCTGAGGGCCTTCACCTGGGCGCAGTGGAAGCCGGTGCTGGCCCTGGCGGTGGTGTTCGCCACGATGAACCTGTCGCTCTACACCGCGATCGACCGCGTCGGGCTCGGTCTGGCCATCACTCTGGAGTTCCTGGGCCCGCTGTCCGTGGCGCTGGCAGCGTCCCGCCGCGCGGTGGACCTGGGATGCGGACTGATGGCCGGGGCGGCCACTGTGCTCCTGGTGCGCCCGCAACCCTCCACGGACTACCTCGGGATCGGCCTGGGCCTGCTGGCCGCGGTGTGCTGGGCGGCGTACATTCTGCTCAACCGCACGGTCGGTTCACTGGTGCCGGGTGCGCAGGGCTCGGCCGCATCTGCAATCGTCTCCGGCCTGCTCTACGTACCCGTCGGGCTCGTCTTCTTCGTCCACCGCGCACCGTCTGCGGCCGCACTGGCGCACGCTGCCACAGCGGGCGTCCTGTCTTCCGCCGTCCCGTTCCTGGTCGACCTGCTGGTGCTGCGCCGTGTCCCGGCCAGGTTCTTCGGCCTGTTCATGAGCGTCAACCCGGTACTGGCCGCGCTGGTCGGCCTCGGCGTCCTCGGCCAAGCGTTGGACTGGGTCGAGTGGACCGCCATCACCGGCATCGTGGCGGCCAATGCGGTCTCCGTACTCGGCGCCGCACGCCGTACGCAGTCGTTCCCGGACACGGCCCGCAGCGCTTCGCACGCATGAGTCATTGGTACCGGAGCGGAGCGGGACGAGCACTCACCGGAGGGACTGCTGAGAGGACGAGCGCTACTCGGGGATCCCGACAGGGCCCACAAGGGGAGTCTCCCGCAAGGGTCACTGGGGGCCCGAATCGGCAGGCACCTGGAGCGGGCGCAGCTGGGCGTGTTGGCGCCCGCCGGGTGATGGCCCAAGGTGTGCGTCTCGGGTTCCGGCGGGCGCGTGCCACCGACGTTACCGGCCGCCAAGCGCAGCGCACGGAGGCGCGGCGGACAACCGGGTTTCTCAGATGTCGAGTATGAGCAGCGGGTAGGCGCGGACATCGGCGGCGGCTTCCTTGGCGGTAATGGTGCCGAGGAGGCTGCCGGGTGCGGGGGCGGGACCTTCCGGGAGGCCAGAGGAGGCGCATCGCCGTTTGCCAGATCCGCGACGGCGGCCACAGCCAGGAGTACTACCAGCGCAAGATCAACGACGGAAAGACACCCGCTGAGGCCCGCTGGCCCCCAGCGACGCTTCCGACCTGGTCTGCCGGATCATGAAAGCGACCATCGGACCCGACTTGTCACATCCGCTTGACACACGGAGGCGCTGTGAAGTCACAGCCACCCGTTGGCCGCGTGCAGTGGCCCCGCTGATGAGCCGACAAATCCGCAACAGGCGGGCGTGCACTGGGCTCTACGGCGGGTGGTGCGCCCGACAAGCCGGAACGGCCCGCCAGGTAGACTGACGGGCCGTCATGAACGAGTCGCGGCCAAACCCCATCAGGACTCGTTCCGTGAAATTATCCGACGTTGCACTGAAAGGATGAACGACGGCCATCCAAAGACACTAGAAATTGTAGTATCGCAATCCGGCCTGCACCGTCGAGGATCCGTGGCCGTTGTCCTGTCCCGAGGCTGCTGCGCTGGCGATACCGGCGCCTCCGGCAACGAGCAGCAGACCGACGAGGATGGGCATGGCGAGCTTGTTGAGGAATCTCATCTCGAACTCCGTCCAAGAAAACATCAACTATCGATCGACGTCCTCCCAAGTTTCCCGGTCACCTCACCGGCAACGCATCTCCGGAAGCCGTTTCCCATATACTCGCCCTCAGCGAGCCTGCCCGTCCATAGGTCCGCAAACTCATTTCCTGCTGGCCGACTGAGAACGTCTTCCAATCGTCGGGACACCCATTCCACGGGCAGCGCCGCAGGCCAGAAGGTGGGCCCGCCAAGTTCACCGGGGGCCGGCCCCACGGACCAACCCGACGGTCCGCGAGACATGACCGTACTCTGCACCTGTCCCCGCTAGCGGCCGGCCACCCGGGGGCCGGAACCGACCAGGATTGGTTTGGGGCCGTCCACTGCCTGATCGCCGTGCCTGGGCACCCGGTTACCACCGCTGACGTCCGATCAGCAGCATACCTGTCACGAGGACTATCGCGGTGGTGTGAGGCGGATCGAAGAAGGCTCTTGGTTCGCTCCACTGGGCGGGCACACGAATAGAATTGACGGACCATTGACTGCCGGTGGGCAGCCCATGGAGGGGTGGCGTCGGGTCATGGCGGTCGGGAACCAGCGATCTTCGAGGCCACGAACACGCTGGCGTGCTTGGGTGTGTGGCGGACGGCGGTCAGCCGCCTACCGCCTCCGGGGATCTCGAGCACCACGATCCCCCCGCAGGTACCCGTCTCGGTGGCACTGCTCGCAGCCTCACCTGCGTTGAGGCGTTTCGGGCCACCCGACCCGCCGGGTGACCCTCCAACCGGCTCGGGGCCGGCGTGCATTCCATGACTTGGACGATTTATCTCGCCGCGTTCCAATCCGTCCAGCACGGACTCCCGGTCCGGCTCCAGAATGCCGATGCTGTCAGCCCGGAATGAAACGGGTCCTTTTACATCCTGCCGAGTCCGGTCTGGATTGTGAGCCAGGACCGCGTGGTCAATTCCGGTCTCGTCCCGGATGAAAGTGATCCATGTTCTACCCGGTGCGCGGAAAGGCGGGCCGGCCGGGGCGGCGGAACGCGGCGGTCGGGATCGGAATAATCTGCCGCTCCGCGGTCCGGTCCACGAGATTCTGGCGGCCAGGTTGTTCAAGCCGTAATGGCGGGAGTGGCCGGCCGCCGGCTCGATCACCCAAGCCGTCTGCTGCCACAGATTCCGCGCAATCCGGAATTACCCATTTCTCGGCTCGCGGTCCGGCCGGGCCCTCGCAGAGCCGCTCGAAGGCGCGGTCGAGAAGGCGGCGACGATGACGCGGCCGGGCGAAGTCACCCCATGCTGGCCGCAGTCGCGAAGAGCCTCGAACGCAGTGCCGATACGTGCGACCGCATGCACGGCCTGAACGCCCGGCTGGGTACCGGTTCTTACAGGCCGCCAGCTCGGTCGGTGAGGCAGCCGGGTCTCGCTGAACCCCTGCAGGTAGGGATACGTGTCCACTTGGGAGGCTCCTGTGGTCACGTGGGAGCCGATTGACGGACTTGGGGGCTTGGATCGTGGGGATTGTTCCTGAAGAGCACCTTGCCGGGCTGCGGGCGTCGCTTCAGCTGATGGCCGCCATCGGCCAGGCCAACGGCGGCGGGGAGGTCTTCGGCCGCACACTGCGAAGGGTCCTGGCGGAGGCCAAGGACGGGCCGGACCCCGATGGCGCGCTCAACCAGCTCATCCTGTGGCTGTCCACACTGTCGGAGCACTTCCTCGATCAGCTTTCTGAAGCCACCGGTCTTGACCGCGGCGCCCTCCTGGCGCAGGTGTACCGAAACCACTACCTCCAGCCCCGCCCCCGGAGTAGCCAGGGTGGTCCGCCTCTGCTGGGCGGCTTCGGTGCACCAGGGGCAGACCCGGTCCGGTAGCGGCGCCGTTCGCTCAGGTGGTCGACCTCCGGGCGGACCACGGTTCTGCTCGGGCGGCAGAGCGAACACGCGTCGCAGGGATCGAGACCCACGAGGGACCGTGGCTGCTGCGGTTCGTCCACAGGGCAGGTCGCCACCGGATGCCGCCGTGGGTGTACTCGCAACTTCGGCCGCATCGGCGTCCCGGCGTGAGTCCGCGCCCTCCATCGACAGTATGCAGCCAGGGGCGTCGCCCGGGATTGGGCTCTTGAGCTCAATTCTCGATCAGGCAATTGACGTCGGCACAGGTAGGAAGTCACCTTTCTCCACGCCCAGTTCCGGCGTTCTATCAGGCAAATTACACAGGGAGTAGCCATGTCCGCGCTCAAAAGGCTCGCCTACATGTCGATTGCCACGCTTCTTCTGCTTGCCGGCAGTGTCGCCACCGCTTCAACGGCCTCGGCCGGACTCCGGTTCTACAACTGAGTGACGTTCCTCCGCGTGGTGGGATGCCTGGGGACTGGCTGTGCGAGCCCGGTGGGGCCCGCACAGCTGGGCCAGACAGGGCCGCGCCCTCGGAGCCGCAGCACATAGCTTTCGGACCCCCGCATCGGGGTCACCACATGCCTGTTGCAGTCTGCTGGGCTCCGGTGCCCCGGCACGACAGGCGCTCATGGC is a window of Kitasatospora sp. NBC_00240 DNA encoding:
- a CDS encoding Lrp/AsnC family transcriptional regulator; its protein translation is MDEIDRSILRELQEDGRLTNQELAQRVGLTASPCMRRVRQLEQDGVIRGYRAVLDPETVGRGFEVLVSVEVKRDRQAVEAFEAALQDIPDVVEAYRLFGNPGCLLRIAVADLKAYERLWIERLTTLPGISEVNSQIVMKRIKEPRGLPVGR
- a CDS encoding EamA family transporter; the protein is MTTQAQGARVGEAVHGDAGPSSGRLVGMAMMFGSGLSNQVGAAVAAQAFPVIGPVGVVAVRQWVAAVVLAAAGRPRLRAFTWAQWKPVLALAVVFATMNLSLYTAIDRVGLGLAITLEFLGPLSVALAASRRAVDLGCGLMAGAATVLLVRPQPSTDYLGIGLGLLAAVCWAAYILLNRTVGSLVPGAQGSAASAIVSGLLYVPVGLVFFVHRAPSAAALAHAATAGVLSSAVPFLVDLLVLRRVPARFFGLFMSVNPVLAALVGLGVLGQALDWVEWTAITGIVAANAVSVLGAARRTQSFPDTARSASHA
- a CDS encoding acyl-CoA thioester hydrolase/BAAT C-terminal domain-containing protein, with the protein product MEIIEHAISEPFEGVLVEPVGGSRVGVLVLAGSSGRIDVERCRVLARAGMTALSIRWFGGDGQAQGICEIPLERFVEAIDLLQTKAGGRVGVLGFSKGAEAALLLAVRDPRVDAVVAMSPTSVVWANVGPGIDGLTHPYRSSWTWRGEPVPFISYDDAWTPAEAEGEPTTCRTHYEQSRQTHAEAARAAVIPIEQTAAQIVLVAGGDDQMWPSLLFAQELAARRASVGRPARLVTSFDAGHRPRLPGEGPAGHSDRFRYGGTAEADAALGTAAWSDIVAALAGDLHTGN
- a CDS encoding asparaginase, which encodes MGRVVMVSTGGTIASRRQEHGYAAEARGHEVLGALAPPGAAVEVLDLFTLNSAHLTTANQLTLLHTVHAVLTDPDVDGIVVTHGTDTLEESAFLLDLYHRDRRPVVFTGAQRPLDDPDGDAQDNLRDAVLAAETLRDQGVLVVFDGLVHAARGTVKTQTLARAAFADPSGRRIGLVKPGRVVLERRAERPVALPLPVPGTSSPRVDVVMHHCDGDPLLLEVAVAAGARGIVLAATGAGNATPAMVEAVSRAVSAGVLVALTTRVAAGPVTPLYTGGGAVDLIAAGAVPTGVLRAAQARIAVLAALLADEDPVHRVAVLRQVLHAAAP
- a CDS encoding LysR family transcriptional regulator — translated: MDMELRHLRCLVAIVDTGSFTDAAAELGLSQAAASRTLLALEKILGVRLLHRTSRTVTPTTAGVQALARARHLLSEADALIREAATGHTHLTIGHAWSAMGRHTAEFQRRWADRYPDIELHLIRANTPTGGLAEGLCDLAVVRTTFDTHRYANALVGHERRYCAMASDDRWARRRTIALDDIRERTLVVDRRTGTTTTELWPEDVRPSVEHTRDIDDWLAVITTGRCVGVTPEGTVAQYRRDGITYRRVRDASPVLVHVIWRQHGPHPATHVAVALLADLYRDRP
- a CDS encoding IS630 family transposase; the encoded protein is MAERVRVREIDDDEGQRLLRIIRRGTGSVVTWRRAQMVLLSAQGMDVPGIAEVSFTSADRVRDVLHNFNTDGFASLYPKYGGGRPKTFTLPERREIKKIAKSKPVEHGLPFSTWSLVKLADFLVAEGVVDDISHEGLRILLREEGVSFQRIKTWKTSRDPDYAAKKARVEHLYAIADGEVIPEPGEPEVVFCMDEFGPLNLQPHPGRHWAERGGKHKDPEREPRPKRRATYTRPHGVRHLMAAYDLAKDKMYGHVKKTKNRTKFLEFCRYLRTLYPSDVRIAIICDNYSPHLTTKRCRRVADWAEANNVEIAYTPTNSSWLNRIEAQFTALRYFALDGTDHPSHKAQGSMIRRYIIWRNNHAADKRLRQLVARANVA